The Clostridium sp. DL-VIII DNA window GTATCTACAGATAAATCTGGATTAGCTTCAGAGGGACTTAATATGATTGAAAATATTGTCATTGTATTAGAAAGAGGTGTTTACTCTTAATAGCAGAGTTTCAACTGACTATAAAATTATTACAGGATGTGATTAAATATTATGAAAACAATTGAAAAAATGATTCAACAAAAAGCTTATGAACTTGGATATGAAAAGTGTGGTATTATTCCTATTAGCTTAATGAAGGGATATGTTGAAAAATTTGAGGAGCGTATGGAAAAAATTCCTCAATCAAGACCTTTTTACGAAATGCAACATCGTTTAATTGATATATTTGAAATATATCCATGGGCAAAGTCGGTTGTAGTAGTTACGGCTGTATATGGTAAATATAAGATCCCGGAAAAATTGAAGGGAAATATTGCTAAGGCTTATTTGGTTGATACACGTGTAGATAAAAATACAAAAGAATATCAGAATAACCGTGAATTGGATAAATATATGAAAGAGCTTGGTTTAAAAGTAGAAACTGACCAGAAATTTGGAGTGGTTGGAATGCGCTGGGCAGCTAAGGAAGCTGGAATTGGAATAATTAGAAGAAATAATTTTTTATATACTGAATCGGGTTCGTGGGTTCATTTAGACGCTTGGGTTACAGATCAAGAAATGGAATTAAAGGAAACTAATAATGTTCCAGAGTGCCCTAAAGGATGCAGGCGTTGCATTGAGAGCTGCCCAACTAAATCTCTTTCTGAACCATATACAATGCTGCCTAATACTTGCATTTCATTTCTAACTACATTTGGAGGCCGTAATCTTCATCAGGAACCATTAAGAAAAACTTTCGGAAATTGCATTTATGGATGTGATATTTGTCAAGATGCATGTCCTATGAATAAAGGAAAGTGGAAAGAATCTGAGGAATTTTTGGGTCTTGAAGAATTAGCTTCTCAATTGACTCCTGAAAATATTTTGAGTATGGAAGAAAGTTTTTATCGTGAGAATGTTCAACCTAAATTTTTCTATCTTTCACCAGATGAACTTTGGAAATGGAAGGTTAACGCACTGAATTATATGAGTAATAACTATAAGGAAGAGTATAAACCTTATATTATAAATGCTTGTAACAGTGAATATGAAAAAGTTCGCGAAATAGCATTGCTTATTTGTAAAGAACTAAAGAGGGGACTATAAAAAAGCTTTATTCCATCTCCCATCTTACTCATTATTTCAAGAGTGTTTAGACCTTGATGAGAGAGTAATTCGTATAAAGTTTGATAAAGAAAGTTTTGAAAATGATAACGGAGAAATTCAAGAAGAAATTTGCAATAGGATAATACAATATGATCAGGTTTAGTATATATCTTGGTTATTTAATATTTAATTAATCTAAAAAAATATCTATGTATATAGAGACTAAAACCAGGGTTAGAATACGTGTACAAAAATATCCTGAATTTAAGGATTGAGTATACGAACATGTCATCATGAGATGATAAAAGCTACGGCGAGTAATTTTATTAATTTAAATTGCAGATGTGTAAATTATATAATTAAGATATTAGTAATATCAGATTGAAGGACTTTATAATAAAATTAATTGTCCGCGCAGACGATTTGGGATTAACAGATGGAGTGAATAACGGTATATTCTAATTAATTAAAGATGAAATTGTTACAAGCACAGGCTATTTTATACATTTGAATGAATTATAATAATAGATAAATCATATACCTTGTTTTCAGATCGTATTTTTCATTACTAGGATATAGTGGCAGCATTAAGAAATAGATTTATGATAAGCACTGTAGACATTTTAGTGAAGAATATTATATGAAAGACTATGGGTCACAAACGCTAGTTGTTAATATTAATAAGGCCGCCAAGCTGTTATTAAAATGGGAATGAGTAAAGATAATCTAGCGTTTCAAGTAAATGCACGTGATGGTTTTGCAATTATGATACCTGCTGATACATGATATAATATTATAAATACTGGTAATAAGCCGCTTAAAGTATACTCTATATATGCACCACCCCAGTATCATCATGGAGTAGTTCATGTGACTAAACAAGTTTTAGTAAAAATCATAGGTAATTACTATAGTCTACCTGTATGTGAATTTATGGCATGGGGTAGGCTTTTTTTATGGCAGGTATTTATTCCATGTGCTTTTAATCCGGATGCTATTTTACTATAGTTTGATTTTTTAAAGTTACATTTTTCATGTTTCAATTGTTATAAGTGAAAGGTAATGTTACATAGAGGAATGAATTATATTAACGTAAGGGGGGGACGTATAATACACTCTATCACTAAAGATAAGTTATGAGGTAAGAACATGTATATTCATCATGGATTATGAATAAAAGAAATTTGTGTTACTATACGAA harbors:
- a CDS encoding epoxyqueuosine reductase produces the protein MKTIEKMIQQKAYELGYEKCGIIPISLMKGYVEKFEERMEKIPQSRPFYEMQHRLIDIFEIYPWAKSVVVVTAVYGKYKIPEKLKGNIAKAYLVDTRVDKNTKEYQNNRELDKYMKELGLKVETDQKFGVVGMRWAAKEAGIGIIRRNNFLYTESGSWVHLDAWVTDQEMELKETNNVPECPKGCRRCIESCPTKSLSEPYTMLPNTCISFLTTFGGRNLHQEPLRKTFGNCIYGCDICQDACPMNKGKWKESEEFLGLEELASQLTPENILSMEESFYRENVQPKFFYLSPDELWKWKVNALNYMSNNYKEEYKPYIINACNSEYEKVREIALLICKELKRGL